One window from the genome of Jeotgalibaca sp. MA1X17-3 encodes:
- a CDS encoding helix-turn-helix transcriptional regulator — translation MTTAEMIKDLCERMNISVSELARRIGQTPQNFNKKLKRETVSLDKLKAIADVFGVKFEQVFILPDGDEIKTGNE, via the coding sequence ATGACTACGGCAGAAATGATTAAAGATCTGTGTGAGCGAATGAATATAAGCGTTTCCGAACTTGCTAGACGTATTGGTCAAACTCCACAGAATTTCAACAAGAAATTAAAGCGGGAGACAGTATCCTTGGATAAATTGAAGGCCATCGCTGATGTGTTTGGCGTCAAGTTTGAGCAGGTATTTATTTTACCTGATGGTGATGAAATAAAGACGGGTAACGAGTGA
- a CDS encoding restriction endonuclease subunit S, with protein sequence MSFSEWREQKIGDLCTVKGGKRLPKGRNLTTNKTNHPYIRIRDMYQHKYIEENGELEYVDDQTFELIKRYIVDSGDIILAIVGNTIGLVSLIGKSLNKASLTENCVKLIDLKSVKPEFIYYYLITKSGQNEIKSKIVGTSQPKLPIYGVQDIKIPVPPLNEQDGIVSTLSSLDDKIEVNNQINKTLENMAQAIFKQWFVDFEFPNEDGEPYKSSGGEMVESELGMIPKGWEVVQFRDLFKFIKGKKPKIIEECKFENSEKYLTIDVLNRNSVLFCSKEKVVEADSEDVLMVMDGASSGALYFGQKGVVASTLAKLELISKKISKKFLFYALKYFENDIKTHTTGSAIPHTDKEYAYRLMIALPNDISLQKKIDDLLSDISDTFIAREQENAILKAARDSLLPKLMSGEIRVPLDEQGDAS encoded by the coding sequence ATGAGTTTTAGTGAGTGGAGAGAGCAAAAAATTGGTGACCTTTGTACTGTAAAAGGCGGTAAGAGATTACCTAAAGGAAGAAATTTGACGACAAATAAAACTAACCATCCATATATACGTATAAGAGATATGTATCAGCATAAGTATATTGAAGAAAATGGTGAATTAGAATATGTTGACGATCAAACGTTTGAATTGATAAAAAGATATATTGTAGATTCAGGAGACATAATTTTAGCAATAGTTGGAAATACAATTGGACTAGTTTCTTTAATAGGTAAAAGTTTAAATAAAGCCAGTCTGACAGAAAATTGCGTTAAACTAATAGATTTGAAAAGTGTTAAACCAGAGTTTATTTACTATTATTTGATAACTAAATCAGGTCAAAATGAGATAAAAAGTAAAATTGTTGGTACTTCGCAGCCTAAACTACCAATTTACGGTGTTCAAGATATTAAGATTCCCGTTCCGCCTCTAAATGAGCAAGATGGGATAGTATCAACTTTATCCAGTCTTGACGACAAAATAGAAGTCAACAACCAAATCAACAAAACCCTTGAGAATATGGCGCAGGCAATTTTCAAGCAATGGTTCGTGGATTTTGAATTTCCCAATGAAGATGGCGAACCTTATAAGTCCAGTGGTGGAGAAATGGTTGAAAGCGAGCTTGGGATGATTCCTAAGGGGTGGGAAGTTGTTCAGTTTAGAGATTTATTTAAGTTTATTAAGGGAAAAAAACCAAAAATAATAGAAGAATGTAAATTTGAAAATTCAGAAAAGTATCTAACAATAGATGTGTTAAATCGAAATTCTGTTTTATTTTGTTCAAAAGAAAAAGTTGTTGAGGCCGATAGTGAAGATGTTTTAATGGTAATGGATGGTGCAAGTTCAGGTGCTTTATATTTTGGGCAAAAAGGAGTTGTGGCCTCAACTTTAGCCAAACTTGAGTTAATAAGTAAGAAAATTTCAAAGAAGTTCTTATTTTACGCGCTTAAATATTTTGAAAACGATATAAAAACTCATACTACTGGATCTGCAATACCTCATACAGATAAAGAGTATGCGTATAGGCTAATGATAGCATTACCTAACGATATATCATTACAAAAAAAAATCGACGATCTTTTGAGTGATATAAGTGATACTTTTATTGCTCGAGAACAAGAGAATGCAATTTTAAAAGCGGCTAGAGATTCACTTCTCCCCAAACTCATGTCCGGCGAAATCAGAGTTCCTCTCGATGAACAAGGTGATGCATCATGA
- a CDS encoding YdbC family protein: protein MADIKYEIKETVGALSENNKGWSKELNLISWNDREPKYDIRDWAPEHEKMGKGVTLSAEELKKLRELLNEMEL, encoded by the coding sequence ATGGCAGATATAAAATACGAAATCAAAGAAACTGTGGGTGCTCTATCCGAAAACAATAAAGGATGGTCAAAGGAACTGAATTTAATCAGCTGGAATGACAGGGAACCCAAATATGACATCAGAGATTGGGCACCAGAACATGAGAAAATGGGCAAGGGTGTAACCTTAAGTGCAGAAGAGCTTAAAAAACTTAGGGAATTACTGAATGAAATGGAACTTTAG
- a CDS encoding helix-turn-helix domain-containing protein produces MIGLEYILNLYNLQHIELAEKLGIKKQNINMWVKGRQNIPKKYLPILEELFGIDQSYFGRELTEIDQLEIQKEKLKKELKPVIEKHEQQFSLGEMNDLVEVPIYDKEEMNAIERDIAKAKLVSRFKDAMDIVDNNPYLETYKLIVELLEKVQHESVLHKTVEALAHYYEVLPDWVSSEPEQEGFEGEIFEVFDDHNY; encoded by the coding sequence TTGATAGGATTAGAATATATTTTAAACCTCTATAATCTTCAACATATAGAACTTGCAGAAAAACTTGGCATAAAAAAACAAAATATAAACATGTGGGTGAAAGGGCGACAGAACATTCCAAAAAAATATCTACCGATTTTAGAAGAACTTTTTGGAATTGATCAGTCCTACTTTGGACGTGAGCTTACAGAAATAGATCAATTGGAGATTCAGAAGGAAAAGCTGAAAAAAGAACTTAAGCCTGTGATCGAAAAACATGAACAGCAGTTTTCTTTGGGAGAGATGAATGATCTTGTTGAAGTTCCCATTTACGATAAAGAAGAAATGAATGCAATAGAGCGAGATATAGCAAAGGCCAAGCTGGTATCAAGATTTAAGGATGCAATGGATATAGTAGATAATAATCCATACTTAGAGACCTATAAACTCATCGTAGAACTACTTGAAAAAGTACAGCATGAATCTGTTCTACACAAAACGGTTGAAGCATTGGCTCACTATTACGAAGTCTTACCTGATTGGGTAAGCAGCGAACCAGAACAAGAAGGCTTTGAAGGTGAAATATTTGAAGTCTTTGATGATCATAACTATTAA
- a CDS encoding type I restriction endonuclease subunit R, translating into MSSVNGIFTEAMLEEAAIEILESLGYEYAFGPDISLGGDYEERKDYREVILSSRVKDALFKINRDLPREALDDAYRQLITFNSPMLEENNRYFHQLMTEGIEVSFNEGGNIRTKRAHIIDFENISNNEFVVVNQFTIIENEERRPDLIVFVNGLPLVVIELKSASDENVGIEGAYNQIQTYKRDIPSLFNYNAFCVISDGINAKAGTITSNEEWFMNWRTVDGENIAPLSEPQYEVLLGGMFQRERLLDIIQNFILFQESKEAEKDFEGKKIGDKKSIIKILAAYHQYFAVKKAIEKTKEATKEDGDRKIGVVWHTQGSGKSFSMVFYTGGLVRELNNPTIVVITDRNDLDDQLFTTFTKSKDILRQTPKQATVRKLSDSQRTNYANGNSTEVNGLYDLLNDRESGGIIFTTIQKFKPEDGEMPVLSDRKNVIIIADEAHRSQYGLEAKVDAKTGEVNYGYAKYLRDALPNASFIGFTGTPIDLEDRSTVAIFGHTIDTYDMTQAVEDEATVRIYYENRIIKLETDEEELTKIDDEFEEITEGQEEFEKDKNRAKWSRMESIVGSPNRVKKLAEDIVNHYEEKAKSIDGKAMVVCMSRRICVDLYEAITALRPDWHHDDIDKGKIKVVMTGSAADNEKIQKHLGGKQRRDLLAKRMKDNSDELKIVIVRDMWLTGFDVPSMHTMYIDKPMKGHNLMQAIARVNRVFKEKSGGVVVDYIGILESLKSALKQYTNTDRQNTGIDTDVAVAVMLEKLEILSNMMHGYDYSKYMGNSQVERMRTIVGGMDFILGKKEEDQKEFKKTALELGKAHALCAATDKGKEKALEVSYFKAVKASLVKLKEKDKIPLSKREIEARLHQMLERSIISEDVIDVFDVMGIKRPEISILSEEFLKEVQEMKQKNLAVEMLKKLLEGNIKTMEKRNLVKSEKFSERLTKALNKYRNQALTNAEVIEELIRMAHDIKKMREEEAELGLSDDEIAFYDALTADDIVKELMEDETLKKIAHELTLAIRDNITIDWSVRKSARASMRRVIKRLLRKYDYPPNQALKAMMIVMRQAEKMAGNVYEEVIWSDRVAEEPREFTID; encoded by the coding sequence ATGAGTAGTGTGAATGGAATTTTTACAGAAGCGATGCTGGAAGAAGCAGCGATTGAAATTTTAGAAAGTCTTGGCTATGAGTATGCCTTTGGTCCAGACATTTCTTTAGGTGGAGATTATGAAGAGCGAAAAGATTATCGTGAGGTAATCCTATCATCTAGAGTGAAAGACGCACTCTTTAAGATTAATCGAGATCTTCCAAGGGAAGCACTGGATGATGCCTATCGTCAACTGATTACATTCAATAGTCCCATGCTGGAAGAAAACAATCGCTATTTTCATCAGTTAATGACAGAAGGGATAGAGGTATCTTTTAATGAAGGTGGAAACATTCGCACCAAAAGAGCCCATATTATAGATTTTGAAAATATTAGTAATAATGAATTTGTGGTTGTCAATCAATTTACTATTATAGAAAATGAAGAAAGAAGACCGGATCTTATCGTCTTTGTGAATGGCCTTCCTCTTGTGGTCATTGAGTTAAAGTCTGCCAGCGATGAAAATGTAGGGATAGAGGGTGCCTATAATCAGATACAGACTTATAAGAGAGATATTCCTTCGCTGTTTAATTACAATGCTTTTTGTGTAATCTCAGATGGAATCAATGCCAAAGCTGGAACCATTACTTCCAATGAAGAGTGGTTTATGAACTGGAGAACCGTTGATGGGGAAAATATCGCACCTTTATCTGAGCCTCAGTATGAAGTGCTGTTGGGTGGCATGTTCCAAAGGGAAAGATTATTAGATATTATTCAAAACTTCATTCTTTTCCAGGAGTCGAAAGAAGCGGAGAAGGATTTTGAAGGCAAGAAAATAGGGGATAAAAAATCCATCATAAAAATCTTGGCAGCCTATCATCAGTACTTTGCTGTTAAGAAAGCCATTGAAAAAACAAAAGAAGCGACAAAAGAAGACGGCGATCGCAAAATCGGTGTTGTTTGGCATACCCAAGGTTCTGGGAAGAGTTTCTCTATGGTGTTCTATACCGGGGGCCTTGTGCGAGAACTGAACAATCCAACCATCGTGGTTATAACCGATAGAAATGACCTGGATGATCAGCTCTTTACAACCTTCACCAAATCAAAAGATATTCTGCGTCAGACACCAAAACAGGCAACGGTACGAAAACTTTCAGATAGCCAGAGAACGAATTATGCTAACGGAAATAGCACTGAAGTAAATGGACTGTATGATCTTTTGAATGATCGAGAGTCCGGTGGAATTATCTTTACGACCATTCAAAAATTCAAACCAGAAGATGGCGAGATGCCAGTACTCTCAGACCGTAAGAATGTCATCATCATTGCTGATGAAGCCCACAGAAGCCAATATGGATTAGAGGCCAAAGTAGATGCTAAAACCGGTGAAGTGAACTATGGCTATGCGAAATACCTCAGAGATGCACTACCCAATGCCTCTTTTATAGGTTTTACAGGGACACCGATTGATCTGGAAGATCGATCGACGGTAGCCATATTTGGGCATACCATTGATACATATGACATGACCCAGGCGGTAGAAGATGAGGCAACGGTTCGAATTTATTATGAAAACCGTATCATTAAACTTGAAACAGATGAAGAAGAGCTGACAAAAATTGATGATGAATTTGAAGAAATCACAGAAGGTCAAGAAGAATTTGAGAAGGATAAAAATAGAGCCAAATGGTCCAGAATGGAATCCATTGTGGGTTCTCCAAACAGAGTCAAAAAGCTTGCCGAAGATATAGTAAATCACTACGAAGAAAAAGCGAAGAGTATCGATGGCAAGGCTATGGTTGTCTGCATGAGTCGCAGAATCTGTGTTGATCTTTATGAGGCGATAACAGCACTGAGACCTGATTGGCATCATGATGATATTGATAAAGGGAAAATCAAAGTTGTTATGACTGGTAGCGCAGCAGATAATGAAAAGATTCAGAAACATTTAGGCGGTAAACAGCGAAGAGACTTGCTTGCGAAACGGATGAAAGATAATAGTGATGAACTTAAAATAGTCATTGTGAGAGATATGTGGCTTACCGGTTTTGATGTTCCCTCTATGCATACTATGTATATCGATAAGCCGATGAAGGGACATAACTTGATGCAAGCCATTGCAAGAGTGAATCGCGTCTTTAAGGAAAAATCTGGCGGTGTTGTAGTTGACTATATCGGGATTTTAGAAAGCTTAAAGAGCGCACTAAAACAATACACCAATACGGATCGTCAAAATACTGGTATTGATACGGACGTCGCTGTTGCTGTTATGCTTGAAAAACTGGAAATTTTAAGTAACATGATGCATGGGTACGACTACTCGAAGTATATGGGTAATTCTCAAGTAGAAAGAATGCGTACCATTGTAGGTGGTATGGACTTTATTCTTGGGAAGAAAGAAGAGGACCAAAAGGAATTTAAAAAGACAGCTCTGGAACTAGGTAAGGCCCATGCTCTATGTGCTGCAACGGATAAGGGGAAAGAAAAGGCTCTTGAAGTCAGCTATTTTAAAGCAGTGAAAGCCAGCCTTGTTAAACTAAAAGAAAAGGACAAAATACCGTTATCAAAAAGAGAAATTGAAGCAAGACTCCATCAAATGTTGGAACGATCTATCATTTCAGAAGATGTGATTGATGTTTTTGATGTAATGGGAATCAAAAGACCGGAGATCTCCATCCTCTCTGAAGAGTTCTTAAAAGAAGTTCAGGAAATGAAGCAGAAAAACTTAGCAGTGGAAATGCTGAAGAAACTATTAGAAGGCAACATCAAAACCATGGAAAAACGAAACCTTGTAAAATCGGAAAAATTCTCTGAAAGGCTGACGAAGGCTCTAAACAAGTATCGAAATCAAGCACTTACAAATGCTGAAGTCATTGAAGAGCTTATACGAATGGCCCATGACATTAAAAAAATGCGTGAGGAAGAGGCAGAACTGGGTCTAAGTGACGATGAAATCGCTTTTTATGATGCACTAACCGCAGATGATATCGTAAAAGAACTCATGGAAGATGAAACGCTTAAGAAAATCGCTCATGAATTAACTTTAGCTATACGAGACAATATCACAATTGATTGGAGTGTTCGTAAAAGCGCACGAGCGAGCATGAGACGGGTGATTAAAAGGCTTCTTAGGAAGTATGATTATCCACCAAATCAAGCATTAAAGGCGATGATGATCGTCATGCGACAAGCGGAGAAAATGGCTGGAAATGTGTATGAAGAAGTTATTTGGTCAGACAGAGTTGCAGAAGAACCTAGGGAATTTACAATTGACTGA
- a CDS encoding class I SAM-dependent DNA methyltransferase — translation MTENTGNIGFEETLWKAADKLRGSMDASEYKHVVLGLIFLKYISDKFETKFDALVEEGAGFEEDRDEYEAENIFWVPKEARWSFIKDNAKDPKIGQFIDDAMILIEKENPSLKGVLDKRYARPEIDKRRLGELIDLISTIKLHQNGEKDLLGRVYEYFLGQFASVEGKGGGEFYTPTSVVKTLVDMIEPYQGRVYDPCCGSGGMFVQSEKFVEDHQGRVENLSIYGQEMNSTTWKLCKMNLAIRGLDANLGPHHDDTFHHDLHKTLKADYILANPPFNISDWGGNQLTDDVRWKFGIPPQGNANYAWLQHMAYHLAPNGVAGIVLANGSLSTNTSNEGEIRKNLLEEDMVDAIVALPDKLFYSTGIPVSLWILNRNKKDNPKFRSREYEVLFIDARQLGEMIDRRHRELTEEDIGKITETYHEWRNIGGEYEDIKGFCKSATIEDLREHEYVLTPGRYVGIEDVEDDGIPFDEKMESMTAELAELFTKSRKLEEEIRKNLGGIGYEF, via the coding sequence ATGACTGAGAACACAGGAAACATTGGATTTGAAGAGACACTTTGGAAAGCGGCTGATAAATTAAGAGGCAGTATGGATGCTAGTGAATATAAACACGTGGTACTGGGGCTTATCTTCCTGAAGTACATATCCGATAAATTTGAAACAAAGTTTGATGCTTTGGTTGAGGAAGGTGCAGGTTTTGAAGAGGATCGGGATGAATATGAAGCAGAGAATATCTTCTGGGTTCCAAAGGAAGCAAGATGGTCTTTTATCAAGGATAATGCAAAAGATCCCAAAATTGGGCAGTTTATTGATGATGCCATGATACTGATAGAAAAAGAGAATCCATCCCTAAAGGGTGTACTGGATAAGCGTTATGCAAGACCAGAAATTGATAAAAGAAGGCTGGGAGAACTGATTGACTTAATTTCAACCATCAAGCTTCATCAAAATGGAGAAAAGGACTTACTAGGTAGAGTGTATGAATATTTCCTTGGCCAGTTTGCCAGTGTGGAAGGAAAAGGCGGTGGAGAATTCTATACGCCTACTAGTGTAGTAAAGACTTTAGTTGATATGATTGAACCCTACCAAGGTAGAGTCTATGATCCTTGTTGTGGATCAGGTGGTATGTTTGTACAGAGTGAGAAGTTTGTAGAGGACCATCAGGGAAGGGTTGAAAATCTATCTATCTATGGTCAGGAAATGAACTCAACGACATGGAAACTTTGCAAAATGAACTTGGCGATTAGAGGATTGGATGCCAATCTAGGACCACACCACGATGATACCTTCCATCACGATCTTCATAAGACATTAAAAGCAGACTATATCCTTGCCAATCCACCTTTTAATATTAGTGATTGGGGTGGTAATCAACTGACAGATGATGTGAGATGGAAGTTTGGTATTCCACCACAAGGAAATGCAAACTATGCGTGGCTTCAGCATATGGCTTATCATTTGGCACCAAATGGAGTAGCAGGAATTGTGCTTGCGAATGGTTCACTAAGCACGAACACTTCAAACGAAGGTGAAATTCGAAAGAATTTGTTAGAAGAAGATATGGTCGATGCCATTGTCGCTCTTCCAGATAAACTGTTCTATTCCACAGGTATTCCGGTATCACTATGGATTCTGAACAGAAACAAAAAGGATAATCCGAAGTTCAGATCAAGAGAATATGAAGTCCTTTTTATCGATGCACGACAACTGGGAGAAATGATTGATAGAAGACATAGAGAGCTAACGGAGGAAGATATTGGCAAGATTACGGAAACTTATCATGAATGGCGAAATATCGGTGGAGAATATGAAGACATCAAGGGATTCTGCAAGTCAGCTACCATTGAAGACCTCAGAGAACATGAATATGTCCTAACCCCTGGAAGATATGTAGGAATTGAGGATGTGGAAGATGATGGTATCCCGTTCGATGAAAAAATGGAGAGTATGACAGCAGAGTTAGCGGAACTATTTACTAAATCCCGAAAGCTAGAAGAAGAGATCAGAAAGAATCTAGGAGGGATTGGGTATGAGTTTTAG